TCAATTTTTCGTGCAAATATAGCTCCGGTATTCTTTGGCGCCGGATTTGAAAGCATTATATTCCCACGAATCAGGATGAGCAAAGAAGGAAAGCATATATGAATATTCTCTGCTGGTGCTGAGGAATTCTTCTTTCCTTTTTTTGTCCCTGTTCAAAGATTCGAGCACATGAGTAGTTATGTTGTTTTTCCGGGCAATTGTAAAGCCGACTTTCTTAATCAGATCTTCGTTCTTATCTAATGTGTCAAGTGTGCTGAAGCCGGCATAGCAGAAAATACCATTGGATACAAGCACCTTTGCAACCTCAGAAAAGAACCTGTCTATATTCGGATAGTGATGGGATGATTCTATGTTAAATACAACATCATATGACCCGGGTACATCGGCAGTAAGGTGCCTGCTTATTCTTTCCGCGTCGCCTTTTATGAATAAGGCATAGTTTCCATGTTTTTTACGGCAGAATTCAACATTGTCCGATGATAGGTCCATACCTACCACGTTCTGAGGAGAATGATAGTTTGCCAGATAATAACATCCCCCGCCGTTCCCACATCCAATCTCAAGGATATTTTTGTTTGTCAAATCAATGCCGGCGGCCAGATG
This region of Chitinivibrionales bacterium genomic DNA includes:
- a CDS encoding methyltransferase domain-containing protein, producing the protein MYSPVTRAATRIARTILPVSIRRPFGRFVYRTNLFWLSSIFKQSVEKKYAGIAADTGIPFMNLGYYDQELQKQLHLKNDDEPWRYNIQLYHHLAAGIDLTNKNILEIGCGNGGGCYYLANYHSPQNVVGMDLSSDNVEFCRKKHGNYALFIKGDAERISRHLTADVPGSYDVVFNIESSHHYPNIDRFFSEVAKVLVSNGIFCYAGFSTLDTLDKNEDLIKKVGFTIARKNNITTHVLESLNRDKKRKEEFLSTSREYSYMLSFFAHPDSWEYNAFKSGAKEYRSYICTKN